The sequence ATAGAAACCATGAACAAACGCCCAATTTATCTGATGAACAGCTAGATGCGATCGCAGGTGGCATGTCGACATCAACCGCAGCTGGAGCAACAGTCGGTGGTGCGGCGATGGCAGCTTGCATCTAACTAAAATAAGTCAATTAAGAGGGATTGTTGGGAAATTTAAGACAAAAGTACTAACAATCAAACCTAAAACAGTTAGGCAAGTCTAACCAAGTTAATAATTAAATCAGGAGAGAAATTAAGATGTCTTTAGAACAAGCTACAGCTTTTATCGATAAGTTGATTAGCGATGGAACTTTCCGCGCTAAAGTAGAGCAATACAAGGGGAATCATGAGTCAGTAATGGCAGAAGCGAAAGCGGCAGGCTATGAGTTTACCACAGATGAGATATCAGAGGCTTATAGAAACCATGAACAAATGCCCAATTTATCTGACGAACAGCTAGATGCGATCGCCGGTGGCAGTCCAGCGGCAAAAACCGGTGAGGCCGCGGGTGCTATTTTTGGTCCTGCGGCAGCTAGTTTGGGTGCAGCTTGCATCTAACTAAAATAAGTTAATTAAGAGGGATTGTTGGGAAATTTAAGATAAAAGTACCAACAATCCAATCAGAGACAATTGATGAGAAGCAGATGGAAATTAAAACAGAATCCCCAAAAATATCCTATAAAAGTCAACAATATTATCTTGAGAAAAAATACGACCTAGGGAACTCCAATAGAATTTTACACCCCAAGGAAACCCTTGCCAAAATCAAGCCCTATTTTCCCAAAATTGTCTTAACCAGACTTGGAAATATTACTGGTTTAGATAGGGTGGGCGTACCAGTGACCATTGCAATTAGACCTAACAGCTATAGCCTAACTCAATCTAGTGGGAAAAGTACTAATTTAGAAGCGGCTTTAGTTTCAGCTGCCATGGAGAGCATCGAGCTTTATTGTGCTGAAAATATTCAACCAGAAATTATTGGTGCTAGTTATAATCAGGTACAAAAGTCTTTTAACGTTATTGCCCTAGAAGACATAGAATTTAGTCAACATCACTTATTCAATAGCGATCGCCCCGAGGATTGGGTGATAGGCTGGGATATTGTCAATCAGGAAGAAGTAGCAGTCCCCCATCACTCAGTGAGCTTAGATTTTCGAATACTCAATCAGCTTAAATGTCCCTATTCTTTTACCATGAGCTCTAATGGTTTAGCATCAGGAAATCATTTTCTCGAAGCAGTCATTTCGGGATTATATGAAGTGATTGAAAGAGATGGAGTTTCCTGTCATACCGAAGCTAACTGTTATGGTAAGAAAAAAATCCAAATAGACTTATCAACAGTTGATGACACAGAAATTCAAAAACTCTGTCAACAATTAGCATCAAAACAATTACTACCCATAGTTTGTGACTGTACTAATGATATCGGTGTTCCAGTATTTGAAGCCTATGTATATGATCTTGAATCTAATACTGTGAGCATCTCTCACGGTTATGGAGCTCATCTCAATCCCCATATTGCTATCCTGCGAGCCCTAACAGAAGCAATTCAATCCCGAACTATCATTATCTCAGGCTCAAGAGATGATATTTTCAGGGATATTTATCAAGCCAATCGTTTTCGTTATCAATCGTCAGTAAACACTATTACTAACAACAACGAATTGGTAAAAATGAATTACAGAAATCAAACTAGCCATACCTTTAATGAGGATATATTCCTGCTAATCGATCAGCTCAAAAAAGCTGGTTTAAACAGTGTCATTGTGGTGGATTTATCCCCCACTGAAATTGATATTGCCGTGGTCAAGGTGATTGTTCCGGGTTTAGAAGGCTATCATTATTATGGTTATCGCCCCAGACGAAGAGCCAAAAAATTTGTTGTCGAAAATTGTCCACCGAATTTACCAATTCCCAATAGTTATTTCCAGGAGCAACAAGAAGTTAGCCACAGGCCCGCCGGAGGAATTTTATAAATGAAACACCACAAAGAGATTATAATCTATCTAGGACCTTCATTGCCAGTCAAAGAAGCACAAAGAATTATTGATGCCACCTTTGTGCCCCCCGCCGAACAAGGAGATATCGTCGGTATGGTTTGCCAGTTTAAACCAAAAGTTATCGCCTTGATTGATGGTATATTTCTGTCCAAACCCTCTGTCTGGCATAAAGAAATCCTCTTCGCCCTTAGTCAGGGGGTTCATGTTTATGGCGCTAGTAGTATGGGAGCGATCAGAGCTTCTGAACTATCAGCATTTGGAATGCAAGGAGTAGGGAAAATTTATCAAAAATTTGCCAGTGGTGAATTTTTAGATGATGACGAAGTAGCTTTAATTCACGAATATTGTGATGGAGAATTTCGAACTCTAACAGAGCCTATGGTTAATGTTAGAGAAACTTTGCTTCAGGCTAAATTAGATGGAATCATTGATGATTCTCAATTAGAAAAGCTGCTCAAGCTTGCCAAAGAGATTTACTTTGCCAAAAGAACCAGAACCGCAATTTTTACGGGAGCAGTCGAGGAAGGGATATTTTCAGATATTGCCGAAATACAACAGTATTTTAAAGAGCATTATGTTGACATCAAACGCCAAGACACCATTGAATTATTGAATTTACTCAAAGAGTTGCCCTCAGATTTAGAACCTTTTCAACCTGACTTTGAATTATCTAATACTCGCCTTTTTCAAACCTTATTTGTGAAAGAAGCCTCCCTGATTGAAGGGGATACTAAAATAACCAAGGGTGATGTGCTAAATTATCATGCTTTACACGATTCAGACTTTGGCAATCTCAACTTTAGTGCCCTCAATCGAGGTTTAGTTATGATTCTAGCCGCTTTTCTGGAAGTTAAAGTTAGTCCTGAACAAATTGCTGAAGAAAGTCACCGTTTTCAGTTAAAACATAATTTACTTAAACAGGAAGCGTTTGAGCAATGGCTTCAAGATAACCATATTAATCGGGAAAGGTTTGAGAATTTAATGTACCAAAAAGCGATTTGCCGTAAAATGCAGTGGTGGTTAGCCTCTAAGCATGGTCCCCAAGGAAGCATGGGTTTGTTAACTGAAGAACTAATTTTACAGAATAAGTATGTTAAATTCCTGAAACAAGCGGTGGAACAGCAACAACTCATCAATGAATTTTATCCCTTTCTGCTTGAAGAAGAAGTAGATAAAGAACTTGACACTCAAAGCTTATTAAGAGAACATTTAAAAAATACTCCTTGCTCCATGGATCAATATTATTCAAAATGGTTAAAAGAAGCCAACCTGCGTAATACACAAGTTTTAGAATTTGAATTGATTAAGTCAAAGCTAGCTCGAAAAGCACGCTCGCAAATGTTGAATCAAGATCCAGAATAATTATGAATAATAATTAATTTTTCTACCTCAAGTAAATTTGTATATGAGTATTAGTTTTTGCAAAATATATGATTGGTCTGTTGTTGATAACAATCAAAATGTTAGCATTGATTTAACTGAATTGGTAGTCTGTCCTTTTTATATTGCTTATGAACTGTTGCAACAACTTGGTAGCATTGAGCGTGAACAGTATATCCAGGATGTGTTTAATCAATTAGTTTTTAATGACTTAAATAATGCTACAAATATTTGGTATGGACTAGAATCATTAGGAAATACGAACATAATAAAAGCAAAAAAATTAGCAGCTAAAATTAATCAGAAAGTTAAGATTAATCTTTTAGTTGATCGTTATATTACTGAAGAAAATCTGGCTTTTATTTGGTATGTGAACCAGTACAGTCAATCAGAAATAACTTTTTATTATCAACAAGAGATATTCGAGAATTATTATTCCCCTATATTTCAAAAACTTGATTACAACAAATTAGAAGATTTTGACGGTAGGAAAATACCCTATTTTGGGGAAGAGACAATCAAAGATATAAAGTATATTTATGAAGCAATAATTAAGAGTAGCTATTTTTCCTTTCTTAATTACCGAAATCATGAATTTAGCTATAAATTTATCTTAGATTTTATTGGCAATATTCTCAGGACAGGAGCTACAGATTTAGCAGTTTATTTATTCAAAACATTGACTCAATGTGAAAAAA is a genomic window of Gloeocapsa sp. DLM2.Bin57 containing:
- a CDS encoding Nif11-like leader peptide family natural product precursor → MRREIKMSLEQATAFIDKLISDGTFRAKVEQYKGNHESVMAEAKAAGYEFTTDEISEAYRNHEQMPNLSDEQLDAIAGGSPAAKTGEAAGAIFGPAAASLGAACI